One Engystomops pustulosus chromosome 7, aEngPut4.maternal, whole genome shotgun sequence DNA window includes the following coding sequences:
- the LOC140071336 gene encoding receptor-type tyrosine-protein phosphatase eta-like, which yields MLYNTIVTSESATIMTLTPGETYTFLVYTRAADNITESDPVSYTTCTGPQQVIVTVNNYNSVSFLVVSWTGANGKVDHYNAILSGDMKYIPNDTTQTNFTNLIPGTEYTATVEVVSGNCNQSSVSVTEATYPTPPRNLYINTVGTNSLALSWMEPVNMTGVDKSYNIIYGNSSGTWTVTSNTTSISLQNLTSGTNCTITVVTVGVRGYQSSAVSTSVYTKPLPVKSMLITDVTLSSVFLTWSKPDEYKTSYSYRVQTNVTSSATMLYNTTVTSESATIMNLTPEETYTFLVYTRAADNITESDLPLTCTGNRRVSSIILRNSVDSLGVTWTQPNGNVTNYTVSLTGAVTNTTQTTATQVTITGLLPGREYTVTVQTNSGTCSQISAPVTQATYPTQPRNFSINTVTTNSLTLSWMEPVNMTGVDKSYNISYGNSSGTWTLTSYTTSISLQDLTSGTNYTITVVTVGVRGYQSSPVSTSVYTRQPDQPSSMQPIISKSNASMDITFLPFSSSNGPIVAYAVIITTETNGNQPPWGILSKTYDDFKKHLTKTYVTRIIEKPVTFRSVRSGDISVRVGDGTATGPYVNGPLDPELDYRVSIAGFSDIKYDPNTSKIIEEQSPVSFTSYTESVTTTATTSNTTTTTSRTTTPHTSSTTPVDSSSNTGAIAGGVVGGCVGVCALIGVGVLFWRRKRQKRDVLTSGKNNAKNKSYEDLFEKLQADNNKGFIMEYDSLQSIGVLQPRAVASHPANADKNRLDTSYPYDKSRVKLSTLENSVDGYINASYVPGHKSLKDFIVAQHPLPGTMNDFWYMIWEKRINTIVMLSSVQEDFKAQGEEYWPTTEAKTFGNILVTFISETNYSSWTVRDFMAVNVKSKESHQVRQFHYTDWHESGDMDDRHLLIRFLHQVHKYKKENFLNCATLVHCRTGTGRSGIFIALDCIIDQLEDGKSVNVYGTVHEMLLHRPLMVQTEVQYIFLHRCTLELVRGKNTTTTEDDYHNEDIYEEIPNAYHVGPQTPENEATYEQLIHK from the exons ATGTTATATAATACAATAGTGACAAGTGAATCAGCTACAATAATGACTctgaccccaggagagacatATACATTCCTGGTATATACAAGAGCTGCCGATAACATCACTGAATCAGACCCGGTGTCATATACGACCTGCACAG GTCCTCAACAAGTTATCGTCACAGTGAATAATTACAATTCAGTTAGTTTCCTGGTTGTAAGTTGGACTGGAGCCAATGGAAAAGTGGATCATTACAATGCCATCCTGAGTGGAGATATGAAATACATACCTAATGATACTACACAAACCAACTTCACTAACTTAATACCTGGTACAGAATATACAGCTACGGTGGAGGTAGTAAGTGGTAACTGCAACCAATCATCAGTATCAGTGACAGAGGCCACAT ATCCTACTCCACCAAGAAACTTATACATAAACACAGTTGGGACAAACAGCCTGGCATTATCCTGGATGGAGCCAGTAAATATGACCGGGGTGGATAAGTCATATAATATAATCTATGGGAATTCTTCAGGCACTTGGACTGTGACAAGTAACACAACAAGTATCAGCCTCCAGAACCTGACATCAGGGACTAATTGCACCATCACTGTGGTCACAGTCGGAGTCCGGGggtatcagagctcagctgtgagCACATCTGTCTATACAA AACCGCTGCCAGTGAAATCTATGCTGATTACCGATGTGACTTTATCTTCTGTGTTTCTGACGTGGAGTAAACCTGATGAGTATAAGACGTCTTACAGCTACAGAGTCCAGACCAATGTCACCTCCTCAGCCACAATGTTATATAATACAACAGTGACAAGTGAATCAGCTACAATAATGAATCTGACCCCAGAAGAGACATATACATTCCTGGTATATACAAGAGCTGCCGATAACATCACTGAATCAGACCTACCACTTACCTGCACAG GCAATAGACGCGTTTCTTCCATAATTTTGAGAAATTCTGTGGATTCTCTTGGAGTCACATGGACACAACCAAATGGAAATGTCACTAATTATACAGTCAGTCTAACAGGAGCCGTCACTAACACAACACAAACCACTGCTACACAAGTGACTATCACAGGATTACTACCAGGCAGAGAATATACAGTCACTGTACAGACAAACAGTGGGACCTGCAGCCAGATATCTGCTCCAGTGACACAGGCCACAT ATCCAACCCAACCAAGAAACTTTTCCATAAACACAGTTACAACAAACAGCCTGACATTATCTTGGATGGAGCCAGTAAATATGACCGGTGTGGATAAGTCATATAATATAAGTTATGGGAATTCTTCAGGCACTTGGACTCTGACAAGTTACACAACAAGTATCAGCCTCCAGGACCTGACATCAGGGACTAATTACACCATCACTGTGGTCACAGTCGGAGTCCGGGGGTATCAGAGCTCACCTGTGAGCACATCTGTCTATACAA GACAACCAGATCAACCCAGCAGCATGCAGCCCATCATCTCTAAATCCAATGCTTCCATGGACATTACTTTCTTGCCGTTTAGTAGTTCAAATGGACCCATAGTGGCGTATGCTGTGATAATAACAACAGAGACGAATG GTAACCAACCACCTTGGGGAATTTTATCAAAAACATATGATGATTTTAAGAAACATCTAACCAAAACTTATGTCACACGTATTATCGAGAAACCAGTGACGTTCAGATCTGTACGGTCAGGTGATATAAGTGTACGCGTGGGTGATGGGACAGCGACAGGTCCTTACGTCAATGGACCATTGGACCCTGAGTTAGATTACAG GGTCAGCATTGCCGGCTTTAGTGATATCAAGTACGACCCAAACACAAGCAAGATCATCGAAGAACAATCTCCAGTATCTTTTACAAGTTACACTGAATCTGTAACAACTACAGCAACCACAAGCAATACAACTACAACAACCTCCAGAACTACAACTCCCCATACTTCATCCACAACTCCTGTGGACTCATCATCTAATACAG GTGCCATAGCAGGAGGTGTAGTAGGAGGTTGTGTTGGTGTCTGTGCCCTTATTGGTGTTGGAGTTTTGTTTTGGAGGAGAAAAAG GCAAAAAAGAGATGTTCTGACAAGtgg aaaaaacaatgcaaaaaataaaagctaCGAGGATTTGTTTGAAAAACTGCAAGCTGATAACAACAAAGGCTTCATTATGGAGTACGAT agTCTGCAGTCTATAGGTGTCTTACAGCCAAGGGCTGTCGCCTCCCATCCCGCTAATGCAGATAAGAATCGTCTAGATACATCCTACCCAT aTGATAAATCTCGAGTTAAGTTGTCGACCCTCGAAAACTCAGTTGATGGTTACATTAATGCCAGTTATGTTCCT GGACACAAATCACTGAAGGATTTTATAGTCGCTCAGCACCCATTACCAGGGACCATGAATGACTTCTGGTACATGATCTGGGAGAAGCGCATTAACACTATTGTAATGTTGTCTAGTGTCCAGGAGGATTTCAAG GCGCAGGGTGAGGAATATTGGCCAACAACCGAAGCCAAAACCTTTGGTAACATCTTGGTAACCTTCATTTCAGAAACCAACTACAGCAGTTGGACTGTCAGAGACTTTATGGCAGTAAAT GTTAAGAGTAAAGAGAGTCACCAAGTACGACAATTCCATTATACTGACTGGCACGAGAGCGGTGATATGGATGACAGACACCTCCTAATACGGTTCCTACATCAGGTCCACAAGTATAAGAAAGAAAATTTTTTGAATTGTGCCACTCTTGTCCACTGCAG GACCGGCACTGGAAGATCTGGAATTTTCATCGCTCTTGATTGTATTATCGATCAACTAGAAGATGGGAAATCTGTGAATGTTTATGGGACGGTCCATGAAATGCTATTACATCGTCCATTAATGGTGCAGACAGAG GTCCAGTACATATTCCTGCACCGCTGCACCCTAGAACTTGTCAGAGGCAAGAACACCACCACGACTGAAGACGACTACCATAATGAAGACATATATGAAGAAATACCCAACGCGTATCACGTTGGACCCCAAACTCCGGAAAATGAAGCAACCTATGAACAATTAATACACAAATGA